The stretch of DNA ataccccaagaaatctttagaaggctatatctcgagaacggatccatagattttcataaatttttttttgtttgaaagatcttgaagtcagctataacatatcgaaaaatgaaaaaaatttatgtcgccattttcgaaaaattcgagttcgaaattttcgaaaactatgtttttgattttagcgcctcttgcggtcatttctcgaagttgcaatgttctagacatttgtagggtttctcgaaacctttcatttgcgcttgagttgatcaagatcggacttgtagaacccgagatatgacatgccaactttggaaggctatatctcgagaacggatccatagattttcttcatttttggcatggagctagataatatagtcagctacaacatatcaaaaaatgaaaaaaatttatgtcgccgttttcgagatattcatcgtaaactaatcgaaaattttgtttttgatttttggccccctagcggtcacttttgaaacttcggatgttctagagagttgtagggtttgttgagagctttcatttgagcccaggttgatcaaaatcggtcgagccgttttcgagttatggtcgattttcgatgaaaaattgtggcggccatattgactaaacggcttaaccgattttcgaaaatgaggcatcgttggaaagctcttgatggcccctacaacatatcaaaatttcagacctctacctataatagcggctgagatatagcgaaaacaaaattttgaggttattcaaaatggcggacgggggggtggggggtaaaatttgacgtcataatcggacgtcttccagtcgacttttaaactttgccgtttaccgcaagtctctatctattaccgttctcttgcaatttatggttgaaccacggcggacggccggacggccggacggacggccggaaaaaaaaatttttggcgcatacgttttttggaatgtggggaccctaattcgtgctcatcccaagtttgaggccgatctgacgactttcgattttgctcggtacacaaaagctgtgtctgaaagaaacacagctaaaatttagacttggctaaaaaaaaatttaagttagtTTGAAAAACTTAAGTTTAGCTCTAACAACTTAGGCTTGGCTTGTCAAATTTTAGCAATCAATTCTTAAAAAACTTGAGTCTATTtcgaaaagctcaaaagtcGCTTAAAAGTTAGTTAAGAAATATCAAACTTGAATAGTTGGTTTGTCTGGcgtaatataataaattatatagggAGAAAACGATCTCCTTCCGgttccttcttttcttactGGCGCTCACCGGAAGGAGCTCGTTTTCTCCctataatttatcaaatttgaTTTAAGGCAATCTTAAGAAACTTAAGTGGGACTTAAGGTGAAATTCATTAGTTATACAGTCTCCAGATCCTTCAAGAaaggcttaagttttcttaagcaaaactttagattatttaaattttcataagaacctttcaagttttcttaagaacaccgtaagatttattaagaaaaatataaaatttcttaagttttttggtttttaCAATTGAAACTTCAGATTTCTTTAGTCAGGGCTGAATAGgttcaaattcatatttttccaaaGATATTTCCTAAAGATATTCGAGCATCTTTTGTAAAAATCGTTGGGAAAGtcctattaaaattaaagaaaactcaacttttgcttaagaaaatttaaggaattctgaagaatatttaaaaaatcttaagaaaatttaagaaatcatAAGGCTTTCTataactagtgaatttcaaCCCTCAGTAATGatttaactaaattatttctttaggACAGAAATTATGATGATTTCGACGATATAAATATATGATTCCTTAATCGGATTTGGCAGGTTTATAAGGAAATCTATTTAGAAAATCGGCTAAAAGCTTTTCAAGAGCTCAGAATGTTCTTCAGCCTTAacaatcctaaaaaaaaagaattaattaaaataaatttaaaaaaaaaaacatttcttgtaTCCATTAGATGGCAACAAGAGGTGGCAGAGACGGTCTTTGAGACGGTTAACAATGAGGCTGATAAAGttgagaataagaagaagGCAAAACAGAAGCAGCGCTTCGATGCAGATGAAAAGGAGTCTGATTGCATTCTTCATGGCTACATTAAGCGGTTAGGTGGTGCTTTTGCGTCAGTTTGGCAAACGAGATATGCTAAATTGTATCCAAATCGGTAAGTTTTGTGTTTAAAACTCTCTCGACCTAGATCCAACTTAGATTTatcaaaaacaaatctttttgcGTAGATTGGAATTACATTCGGAAAGTGGTAGTACGAAGCCAGAACTGATTTTTATGGACCAAATAGAGGAGGTATCGTCGGATTATGTGCAATACAAAAATGAGCAATGTATACAAATACGTTTTCGGGATGGTATACGCGATGGGCGGATAGTTTTGACGAATCCggtaagttttcttctttttttctttcttaatttttaaaaatttcaaaaaataaaatacctaaaatgttatttaacgacaaaacaaacaaacaaacaaactataaaacaaacaaaaaaggaTGAAATTGGACTAAAGGAATGGGCATTGTCGCTAAGATCAGCACATAAGCTATCGCAGGAACTTCTTGGTTCCATGGCGAAGAAAGCGGGTAAGATTTATGGGACTGAACGTGATATAAGTACAGCGGCGTCGGCAACAAATAAAGCGGCAATTATTACCGGGAATGTTTCGGGGAATGCATTTGCCAAAAGTACCAATGGATCCAACTAGCGGTTACTTTTACGATCTCGTTCTTGTTTCATCGAGACGAATCGTTTGAAAGATGCCTCTGctaaattaaaatgcaaagatacataagaaaaataaacaaaaaagaaataaaaacggtgtacaatttttgttaaaatgaagacgaaaaaaacaaataataacaAAATCACACACATTAACTTTTTTACTACAAAACTCCcaacttttttaaatcattaatattctctcttttttatacaaatcacaaaaacaaatattttattaattgtttttttttctatacaataTAAAAATGTGGTTTTTTCTACTGTACCACCCCCGCCCCGAAGTCTCCCGTAATCCCATTCccttttgttaaataaaaaaaataaacttgaaaagaatttttgaaagaatgaaaatttatattaatgaaataaataaataaatgagaaaaaattataaatagtAGATAATGTaatataatacatacatatataatttatttcacataaTATACATTAGAAACATCAGaattatgcataaaaaataattattcaattcaGTGTGGAAGgataagagagaaaaactttaagtGTTTTGATGAAGATGGCGTTGTTAGAATTGAGgttaagttgattttttttccattttaactGGACGACAAAAGTGGTAATCGCTACCAATTCGACTTCATTTagatcttcattttctctcataaaaaaaatatttttccaagttttctttcgacgatcttaAAGTAGGTAATGATCCTTTATTctaaggaatttaatttttttaatttttattttttattttaactctgAGGCGAtcgaaaaaagtcgaattggtcACTTTGTGCAGTAGATTCCTTTAAATTAGGGGATTTCAAATACAAGAAGTTCGTCAAGAGAAGATctggaaaaagtttttcttatttaaagaaaattaagctcaaagtttgaggttagaaattcgtgtcctccaagtgttaagcaAAAAAGTACAGGTTTGATGAACCAAGGCAAATTGATTGAGGGCTCTCTGtcgtgaagaaaatgaatcaattaATCCTTTTTCTTCACCTAATCAGTCGCTTCTgctgaaaataaaacattaatttatctCTCTAAAGAGgaattgtttattaaaaaaaattctcttagtTTTGTGGAGCTCGTAGAAACTTTTATTTAGATTCCCTTCCTCTGTATTTTAACTCTTTTACTTTGAATTTTGATCGATTCATACTCAAGGaagataatttgtgaaattctttggtttttttttattacagtgaatgaaattcttaagatttcttttatttttggttagttttcttaagatttcctatattttcttaagaatggggtagattctgataaaaatcttttcttaaatcGTTCTACAAATTCGTTAttccagaaaacagtcagaaagaactttaaagagaGCCTTGGAAAagtacataattttctttcagaaatccgtttaaagaaagaaataaaatgtcaaaatcttataagatttttcccggaataccaaaaatcttatgacGAAtagtaaggaaagaaaagaaaagatttgttcagaatctaccccaacATCTCAGTGTTCTGaagtaaaattaaagattttttttttagttttcttaacCGAAACTTAATATTCCTTAAGTCAGGCTTCACCTTCGGGCATATTGATTATCAAACTtaggaaaatcattaaaaaataatttttttgcctATTTCAGTCTAAGTAGTGAAATTTCAAGCTTCTCTTCAGAAAActgaagaaaacttaaatttttcttataaaaactttagtcattctcaaaaaattttatgttttgcttttgaaatcttaaaaaaattaaaaatcctaagtttttctttacttttgcTTTATAAAGCTTAAgtattcttaagtttttcttaataaaacattcttattgtttctcttttattcttcTGCTCCCTCCCCCCTGAATTGTGTGCAAACATGAAGATAATCATGCGTAAAAGGAAGAAGTTATATAAACTgatatttgacatttaacaTTAGAAaagtatatttaaaaaaaatgaagaagaaaaaaaagaaagaaatttgttGGTAAATAGCTGTATTGCacataaatattgtaaaaagaaaatactaattaattaaaattaaaattcttcaatttatgtACAACGCAgctgtaagaaaaaaaattaattcatttagaaagtagaaaaagaaaaataataattaaaaaaaatgaataaattaagaagtaagttaataaaagaaagaacaaaagaaaaaaaatgttcagatttttatacattgaattataaattattatgaaaaaagaagaagttttaatgagaagaaaaaaaaagaatgaaaagaaacattttgggtTTTTCAAGTGTACTTTCTATCGTGAAATTGGACAAAtctttttctatattattatatatagaaTATATATTaggtgaataaaattcaaataggaggtgaaaaaaaagttaataattttcaagggaaattgtcatgaaaaatattgttgttGACGTCACATCTCTGGTAGACAATCCTCCCCCACAAagaactaataaaataataaaaatgagattcttttttatttagaaataattattttttaaaagtaagagaaacattttgacaatttatctgcaaaataaaaaaagttttcaaccGTATTTTTGCGGATTTCACAGCAAAAAACAAAACgaagaaataaagagaaattttgtgccaaaaattaattcttattttgcATTCCATTCGATAAGCCAATCATTTTGCgtttctctttcatttcccATTCTTACGTGTTGATTCATACCTtgacaatcttttttttgcataaatcaaCGCTTTTcgtataatttaaattaaataagaaataatttaaaaatattaaataaaagccAGAGGTGAGCCTTTGATGGTTAAACAAGAGTTAAAGAAAACGTATTAGCTAAAATCGGTGTAGCCGTTTTGCTGCGATTCTTTTTCCAAAGAAGCATAGGCTTCTGTTGCAGCCATTACGGGGCTATCACACTTTAGCTTCAAGAGCTTGAGCTTCATAACCTCTATGTGAGTACGAGAGAGACAACAGCGCTGATTTTTCTCGTTCTTACACATCTAAGATCTTAAGCATCAAGTACTTagagcttaagtgtgatagcTCTCTTATAATAATGCTCAATTGACTACTTGAAGCAATTGCATCAAAGTTAATTTTGTGACGCTTTAAAATCAATCTAAATCGGACGAACAACTTTGTTTAGCTACAAAGAAAActccaaaatatttcattcggCTATTAAGCCGAAAGAATTAAGCTAGTCCAAGAAACTGacgtgaagcatatgcttcagtgtttcaattaatgatttaatGATGACACTGTGTGAAGgagatattttcataaattctcaaagaatcATCTAGGaaacactttaaaaaaaaattcgccaaAAGAATGCAAAAACCACGCCCCTATTGCAATTAATGTGGAAGGAAAGATTATTCcttaaaatgaatagactcctttttatttaaatcaaaaatctgtTTCTTTTGCTAGTGGGAGTATAAAGtataatttgaaaagattttaaaaaaaagtctttaatttatttttctttgtatttctAACCTTCAAAGGCTCTCTTCTGCTGATTTGGTATTTAATATAAAGAAACAAAGTTAATTGGAGAATATTATGcaaaacatttcatttaaagaaagaaaaatctaatgaataaaaaaaaatactaaacttccaaaagagaaaagaaatgagaaatcatttaaataaaaatgagaaaaaaaatgaataaatataaataaaacaacacaaaaaatattagaatattgtgtcaattttttttaaatgaaagtaTATAagaatttagataaaattgtTAAGAGAAAACCCATAGAAttacataaaaagaaaataataaataaaatgaagagataaaaaaaataattagaaattgTACATTTCTAAATTCTctctgtaaatttttaaatgtcatttactaattttaaaaatttaaataaaaaaaagtgaaagagaaaagaagaaaaaaaaaacatttagaaaGTCATATTACCGCATGGAAATAGcgataaaaacatttaaaaaaaacaagaaaataaaacccaTTGTTAGATGATAATAAATGTTAAGAGAACTGATATctgtttaatgaaaaaaaaaagaaaacaaagattttgatgagatgttttttcttttctaatgaaaaaatagtTGCGAATTCCCCTCCACCCCCATTAAAAAAACATCCATATAATCTTGAGAtaaagatgatgaaaaaaaaaaacatttagaaaTTACCTTAGAAAACATTTATCGTAAATTCTAGGAATACTATATATATAAGAAGTTATgaagaaatatgaaaaaaattctctaggaaaggtgaagaaaaaaaatgttttataatttgtaaaaaaaatgaaaacttctaTAAAAtcttaggaaaaaaatggacgtgagataaataaataaaagaaaaatgtagaaatcactcatTGCGAGAAGAatcgtgtaaaaaaaacaacttcatACAGCCATagcgtgtttttttttcttaatttatttgttttctcttttttttagctcattttctgtaaattattttttgtatatttttcttttttttaactaatttttcatatcaaaatatttaccaaatatttttgcaacgatgtttttttgtataatttatattttgaaaaaagaaaaaaaagttatttattgcGTTTATTTTAGaaggaagaagatgaagagaaaaaatgttaattttcacacaaaacacacAGAAAAGCagtgaaaagtaaaaattaaaaaagaatattttgataaaatcaaaagaacgtgtaaaagaatttataaaacaaacaaaaaacgaggaaaaaattaacatttcaatGTGAGTtccttttttataaattatgtgAAGTTATtattaaacaaacaaaaaaatgaatatgcttgaccaaaaaatatatgtaactttgtgtaataatttcttattgaattgaaaaagaagtaaaacaacaaaaaaaagttaagcgCGAAAATTATAAAcatgtaaaaataataaaaattaatgtaaacagaactgttggatttttttttaatttattttttccgtTTTATTTACAGCCAGGGAAATTCGAAGGgaaagtttgaaattttttaaaacagttttagtgaaattttcactgaaaCTTTCATTGTCTGTTACTTTTAATTGGTTTGTGCATGCAGCTTATGCATCTgagctcaaaaaaaattttggttggaaagatataaaattaaagaaaattaataaattgtgagTATTGATCCATTGATACAAAcaattgttcaaaaaaattgtcttaaaatttattaaacaaaactttcaagaattttgggtAAGATTTGACTTTTCTACACAATTTTATgcgaaatttttaaaattaatttatttagtgaaactttcgggTTTAATTCCTTCatttggggtgaataggataAGTTTTTGAGCTTACAGACCCCtcctaaatatttaaactgatttaattttagttactcgttcaaaagaaattgaaaaaatcaggACAGATCAGTGATGAGAGCACCGATTTGTTTTGTTTACAACCTCGATAGCGGCGGCcggattgaagaaaaaaataataaaaactacTATTACGCTCCTTgctttattttgcatttttgtgaatgaagcatatgcttctttgctttaaaaataatctaattaaaaaaaaacaaagattttaataagaaataattttaatttgaaagcaTTGCTACATATGTttcataggaaaaaaaattctttgaaacttttctttcatttcagagtgaaattaaacaaaaaaaattctaataccTAAATTAGCGacgaataaaaatgaatagactccttcaATATAGATTAATGCTTGAGAAAACTTACCAGTAGGTACTTCCAAAGACgaatcaattattttaatagagCAAGCAATGGCCTTTgctctgtgaaaaaaaaaactaaaaaccaacatttttttttaattaattaaaattttaattaattaatttttctaaaatcatttacaatttgatttaaaaacaaCAGAAATTTACTtcagctaattttttttctttacaaaataagtccaatttaaaattttctttaactcaAAAACAAACTTCTTtcaattcaatgatttttggttaattttccttcacatatgtggaaagaaaatgcagcaaaatatattctggaagagttttcttttaagatctttttttttgtgagatttaATGGAAAGTCaaagtttgattaaaaaaaacaaaaactttaactaaattttcctaattcaattttcttcttaattgcATTCAATGATGTGTGGAGCATTGAATAGAGAATCCCCGCAACGGTGTAAATTCCACCAACAATTGCACAAATATTCGTTGCCAAATGCCCAATGGAGTTCTCCGTTTCCGTGTACTTGACCATAAGCGGTGAGAGTTCGTAGCTGAAGAAGATTCCCGGCATACCCGATTCTCCCGTAATGATGGACACAACCTTCTGGTGGCGCGTAacggaaaattgatttgtatGCACGGCCTCTCCGGAGCGTTTAATGTACAATGTTGGGACGATTTTGATGTAGTACTGAAACATCATTGCGCCCTCGTCTGCAGCCACGTGCAGCTCATCCAGTGGGTGGGTGTTGGCGAAGTTGATGCGTTCGCCAAAGGAGAGGTGCTTAATGGTGTGGGAGGTGTTGAAGCTGGACGACGTGTAGGGCTGGACGTCGTGGATGTGGACGTGATTGATGCTGAAACTCTGTCCGGGCGCAATGTGGAAGCTCCCACCCATTCGATTCACCTCCATCGTCCCGTAGATTTGACATCCCTCCTTCAGGGCATTGTCACTGTGTGTCCTACTGCTCATCTTCTCATTCTGGCATTGAACAAAATCCTCCGGAACGGGATTCCAGCGTTTTGCCCGATACGCATCTATTACCTCCTGGCATGTGTTGCAACATCTACGGGGAAATAGAAGATTTTTGAGACATTCTTCTGTGTATTTATGGCTAAAAACATCTTATGCAAGAATTTAATCTTCTAGCAAT from Lutzomyia longipalpis isolate SR_M1_2022 chromosome 4, ASM2433408v1 encodes:
- the LOC129795407 gene encoding endoplasmic reticulum-Golgi intermediate compartment protein 3; translated protein: MLDLLKRLDAYPKTFEEFSFKTFMGAIVTIISSLIIGIMIIMEVNAYLTPNVSEELFVDTTRSHKLQINLDIVVPKISCNYLSVDAMNTAGEQHLHIEHSIYKRRIDLNGNNITGDEPVKELITTAKDKIAEKVVSSSSTEMPQINTTQTCGSCYGAAQNESQCCNTCQEVIDAYRAKRWNPVPEDFVQCQNEKMSSRTHSDNALKEGCQIYGTMEVNRMGGSFHIAPGQSFSINHVHIHDVQPYTSSSFNTSHTIKHLSFGERINFANTHPLDELHVAADEGAMMFQYYIKIVPTLYIKRSGEAVHTNQFSVTRHQKVVSIITGESGMPGIFFSYELSPLMVKYTETENSIGHLATNICAIVGGIYTVAGILYSMLHTSLNAIKKKIELGKFS